The genomic window GCTTCATCATATAGATGATGTCGCTATTATTATAACCGAGCTGGATTCTGGAGTAACTTTAAGCGATTATATGAAGCTACATAGTTCAACACTTAGCTATGAAGCAATACGTTCCATAGTTGCAGAAACAGCTAATGCGCTTAGTAAACTGTTAGCAGATGGAATAACACACTATGCTATTTCTACGAATACCGTAAGGCTTACTGATTCTGGAGTAGAACTGGCAGATGCTCCGATAAGCCCTCTTTTAAAAGATGTGACTATTGAAGATGAAAAGCCAAAAAAGTCAGCAGAAGATGGGGAGTCTGCTGTAGAGTCTGCCGACGAAGGTTCAGGTAACGATTTTAACCATCCTAAAGCTCAAAATAAGAGCATAGAAAATATTGCTACGCATCAACTTTCAGCATTGCTATATGCTCTACTAACTAGAACAAATTACACTCAGAATAATTCTGTATTTAATCTTTCTAGGCTTACAGATGGAGTGCCTAGTGAATTTTCTATGATTTGTAGAAGAGGACTTTCTTCTACAGAAGATTCCAATATTATACCTATGGCATCAATAGGAGAGCTATTAGCATTACTTGGATCTTATACTCCTGTTAGAAAACTTTCTGATAAAGATATTATTTTTGATAAAACTACAAGTAAAGCCTCCGTTCAAAATGCGTTATTGCTTCCAGAAGACGATAAAAATCTTCTTGATTTTCCAGAAGGATTAGCTCAAAATGAGGACTTGCTTGAAAATAAATTATCAGAACAGGAGTCCAATAACAGTCTTGACTCTGTTGAGAAACTAGATGATAGTAAACAGGGTAAATCCAATAAAAATGCTGGTTTTACAGGCGGATTTTCTGCAGCAGGAGCTGGTTTAAAAAATGCTGGAAGAACTATAGGAGCATTAAGCGCTCTTCTTAAAAGAAACAATAAGAACGATTTAGATAATAATTCAGATTCTTCTACAGAAACTGACTCTACTGGAACAGATTATGACTTCCATGATATTGCTGCCGCAGAAATGGCTAATATTTTAGCACCTACGGAACTTGATGCAGATGATTCTATATTCCACAACCTATCTTCCACATACACAAGTTTTCCTAGTTATTCAGAAAGCAAGTCTTCTGATGCGTTAAATAATGAAGAAGCAGAAAAATATAACAATATAGAAAACGAATCAGATTCTAAAAACGATTATTCACAAAAAGATAATTTAGCTTCCCCATTAATGCCTAGAAGATTTGATTTTGAAGACCTTCTCACAGATAACACTAAACACACTGAGCTGATGTCTAGACCACAAAGTTTACCTTTGGAAGCAGAATCAACAGGTAGGGTTCCAGTTGTAGATAGTAATGGGCGTTTTATTGCTCCTGGAGAAGAATCTGCACGCGCTTTGCGTGAAGAAGAGTTGGAAAATGGTGACTATGAAGATTATGATGGCGGTTCTTTAAAGTCATCTTATTCTTCAATGCCTCCTAGTTTCCAGCCTCATGAGCGTCAGGAATCTCTGGAGTCCAAAAAGAATTCTGGGCAGAATGGCGTGGATATAGCAGACGCAAAAATTTTTGGCGGTATTTCAACAAAGGTTCTTGCAATCAGTGTTGTTGCAATATTGGTTGTAGTGGTATTCGCATTATCTTTGCATAGTCTTTTTAATTCTCATGATGCTCCTTCTAGTTTTACAAAATCTAACTCGTGGGATTCTCAAAGCGTAGAAAATGTTCCTTTTGGAAGTCAAGGTGTTCTTCCAGAAGATAAAAGTGATTCGTCTAAAAATAAAGCAAAATCTGATTCCAATGCTGTTTCTAAGGCTGATGCAAACGCAAAGAAAGACAAATTAAATAAAGAAAACAAATCAAATAAAAGTAAGCATAAAAAACTTAATAAGAGTAAGAAGGTAAAGCAGGTTCCAAAACCTAAAATGCCTACTAACACTACGCCTTATCCTATAGATGTACAACAATTCTTGGATTACACGGCTAACCAGAGAGGTTATGGCTATTACATGCATTTGGCTCAACCTCAAGAAGCATATCGTTTTGTTGTTTCAATTCGTTCTTCTGGAGGACATGGTTATTTGATTGCGAATTCTAAAAATGATCCTAGTGCTGGAGATAAAGTTGCTGATTTTACCTTTGATGCCAGTGGTGTAACAGATGTAAAGTTCAAAAAACCTATTACGGCACAAGACTTTATTTTGTGGGTTCCAGAGGACTCTATGCCTCAAAACAGCCTATACATTAATTACGTAAAAATTTACTAAATTTTATTAAGATTATTGAGAATATTAGGAATATTTTATGGAAAAACTAAACAAAAAAGTAATAATTATTGGCTCTGGCCCTGCGGGTTATACTGCGGCATTGTATTTAGCACGCGCAGGCTACACTCCTTTGGTCATTGCTGGAGCATTAACTCCTGGTGGACAACTCATGAACACTACAGAGGTTGAAAATTATCCAGGATTTGTAGATGGAATACTTGGACCAGATTTAATGGAAGCTATGCAAAAGCAAGCAGAAAAATTTGGAGCACAAATTATATTAAACGATGTCGTGTCTGTAGATTTTAAGGACGATTTGAAGACAGTTACAACAGACGATGGAGAAACTTATACAGCAAATGCAGTAATCATTTCTACAGGCTCGCAAGTGCGAAAATTGGGGGTTCCTGGAGAGCAAGAATACTCTGGACGAGGTGTTTCTTATTGTGCAACTTGTGATGGATTCTTCTTTAGAGGAAAACCAATCGTTGTAGTTGGCGGAGGCGATTCAGCTTTTGAAGAGGCATTGTTCCTAACTAGATTTGGTTCTTCTGTAACATTGATTCATAGGCGCGATTCATTCCGTGCTTCTAAAATCATGATTGATAGAGCTCGCAAAAATGAGAAGATTAAATTTGTTTTAAACTCTGTTGTTCAATCAATAAATGGTTCCAATGAAGATGCTCAGTCTGTAACTGTAAAAAATGTTGTAACTGGAGAAACTCAAGATATTGAAGCATCTGGTATTTTCGTTGCTATTGGTCATCTACCATCAACCTCATTCTTAAATAACTCTATAGCTCTTAACGAAGATGGAACTATTTCAGTACAGGGTGCATCTACTAAAACATCTATTCCTGGTATTTTTGCTGCAGGAGATGTGGTAGATAGCGTTTATAGGCAAGCAATATCTGCAGCAGGAATGGGCTGCCGCGCTGCTCTTGATGCTCAAGCTTATTTAAATGATTTAAGCGAATAATAAATTATGTTCCACGTGAAACAAAAAGCTTCAATGAATTACTTTAAAAGTAATTCATTGAAGCTTTTCAGTTTGTATTATGTTAATTTATGTTGCTAATCTTTTTTGTTTACTAAAATGTCAAAAATCCTTTGCATTTCTTCTGGAGATGAAAATACAATTTCGATTCTTCCATGGTTTTCTGTGCCCTTAATTGCAACTTTTGTAGAAAATATATTCTCAAGTTGTTTTCTAATAGGAGAATGCGCCCACTTATTATTTCTTTGAACCCTATTTCTCTTAGAAGACTCATCACTATTGTCTACTCTAATAGACACAATCTCTTCAGTACTTCTAACAGATAAGCCTTCTGCAATTATTCGTTTTGCCAATGATTCCATTTCTTCAGATGTAGGCAAAGCAAGAAGTGCGCGAGCATGACCTGCAGAAAGAACACCAGATGCAACATGCTTTTGCACGCTAGCTGGAAGATTTAACAGACGTAAAGTGTTTGCTATTTGCGGACGTGATTTAGACACAGATTTTGAGAGTTGAACCTGTGTTAATCCAAAATCATCAATCATCTGAGCATACGCTGCAGCTTCTTCTAAAGGATTTAAAGCAACTCTGTGCAGATTCTCCAAAAGAGCATCTCTAAGCATATTCTCATCAGAAGTTGTTCTAACAATTGCTGGAACTTTTTTAAGACCAGCTAATTGAGTTGCTCTCCATCTGCGCTCACCCATTATTAATTCATAATGAGCATTATGCGTATCCTCTTGATCTACGTTATTAATTTTT from Gardnerella vaginalis ATCC 14018 = JCM 11026 includes these protein-coding regions:
- a CDS encoding protein kinase family protein; protein product: MKPQLGDIILDRYALVSPLREEAGLQAWHASDRILARDCQLFIVRDSRFLPEVNTISSTLALSRIRKFTPVLKLHHIDDVAIIITELDSGVTLSDYMKLHSSTLSYEAIRSIVAETANALSKLLADGITHYAISTNTVRLTDSGVELADAPISPLLKDVTIEDEKPKKSAEDGESAVESADEGSGNDFNHPKAQNKSIENIATHQLSALLYALLTRTNYTQNNSVFNLSRLTDGVPSEFSMICRRGLSSTEDSNIIPMASIGELLALLGSYTPVRKLSDKDIIFDKTTSKASVQNALLLPEDDKNLLDFPEGLAQNEDLLENKLSEQESNNSLDSVEKLDDSKQGKSNKNAGFTGGFSAAGAGLKNAGRTIGALSALLKRNNKNDLDNNSDSSTETDSTGTDYDFHDIAAAEMANILAPTELDADDSIFHNLSSTYTSFPSYSESKSSDALNNEEAEKYNNIENESDSKNDYSQKDNLASPLMPRRFDFEDLLTDNTKHTELMSRPQSLPLEAESTGRVPVVDSNGRFIAPGEESARALREEELENGDYEDYDGGSLKSSYSSMPPSFQPHERQESLESKKNSGQNGVDIADAKIFGGISTKVLAISVVAILVVVVFALSLHSLFNSHDAPSSFTKSNSWDSQSVENVPFGSQGVLPEDKSDSSKNKAKSDSNAVSKADANAKKDKLNKENKSNKSKHKKLNKSKKVKQVPKPKMPTNTTPYPIDVQQFLDYTANQRGYGYYMHLAQPQEAYRFVVSIRSSGGHGYLIANSKNDPSAGDKVADFTFDASGVTDVKFKKPITAQDFILWVPEDSMPQNSLYINYVKIY
- a CDS encoding ParB/RepB/Spo0J family partition protein → MSTTKSRLGKGLGALFPALPGENALVNAEAKNNENVSHETLIQKDVFNDVSRETKVPSIDKAISPHEGQNNVQKTTVSRETVPPIANKNKHSSKRSSMPSIDDVTRPIDFFFGDSASKTFVSSKQKTEEKKIFNKTIDEKHNAENKELKPVEGGYLAYLDPTDIVPNAHQPRTIFDEEELQELAASIKEVGVLQPIVVRKINNVDQEDTHNAHYELIMGERRWRATQLAGLKKVPAIVRTTSDENMLRDALLENLHRVALNPLEEAAAYAQMIDDFGLTQVQLSKSVSKSRPQIANTLRLLNLPASVQKHVASGVLSAGHARALLALPTSEEMESLAKRIIAEGLSVRSTEEIVSIRVDNSDESSKRNRVQRNNKWAHSPIRKQLENIFSTKVAIKGTENHGRIEIVFSSPEEMQRIFDILVNKKD
- the trxB gene encoding thioredoxin-disulfide reductase; the protein is MEKLNKKVIIIGSGPAGYTAALYLARAGYTPLVIAGALTPGGQLMNTTEVENYPGFVDGILGPDLMEAMQKQAEKFGAQIILNDVVSVDFKDDLKTVTTDDGETYTANAVIISTGSQVRKLGVPGEQEYSGRGVSYCATCDGFFFRGKPIVVVGGGDSAFEEALFLTRFGSSVTLIHRRDSFRASKIMIDRARKNEKIKFVLNSVVQSINGSNEDAQSVTVKNVVTGETQDIEASGIFVAIGHLPSTSFLNNSIALNEDGTISVQGASTKTSIPGIFAAGDVVDSVYRQAISAAGMGCRAALDAQAYLNDLSE